One stretch of Nicotiana tabacum cultivar K326 chromosome 18, ASM71507v2, whole genome shotgun sequence DNA includes these proteins:
- the LOC107830196 gene encoding putative rRNA-processing protein EBP2 homolog: MMVEDELAVMNPENEDSDPETESEEEDEEEENQQVVKLAEPSKTAVYNRDGLLERLADISWPDNVDWSHRLNIDREEQEVVDVNDDLAREHSFFTQALDGARQMYLSFQSKGEPFLRPTDYYAEMVKTDTHMEKVKGRLLAEKRKMEESEERRKARDNKKLAKEVQAQKMKDRAKQKKQDIESVKKWRKQRQQSGFDKDGAAGLDLPFDEDGTKPFQRSNKKRPGVSPGDRSGGRATFGGKKFGGKGKGPDKKRKTREFRDSKFGFGGRKGLKKQNTAETTNDFKGFQKGEVSGKNKRAKR, encoded by the coding sequence ATGATGGTTGAGGATGAATTGGCCGTGATGAACCCAGAGAATGAGGATTCCGACCCAGAAACCgaatcagaagaagaagatgaagaagaagaaaatcagcAAGTTGTGAAGTTGGCTGAACCTTCAAAGACTGCTGTATATAACAGGGACGGTTTGCTTGAAAGGCTGGCAGATATCAGTTGGCCCGATAATGTAGATTGGAGTCACAGGCTTAACATCGACAGGGAAGAGCAAGAAGTGGTGGATGTGAATGATGACTTGGCGAGGGAGCACTCTTTCTTCACGCAGGCGTTGGATGGTGCACGCCAAATGTACCTCAGCTTTCAGTCAAAGGGTGAACCTTTTCTGAGGCCCACTGATTATTATGCGGAAATGGTGAAGACTGACACGCACATGGAGAAAGTTAAGGGTCGACTCTTAGCTGAGAAGAGGAAGATGGAGGAGTCTGAAGAGAGGAGGAAGGCGAGAGATAACAAGAAACTGGCCAAGGAAGTACAAGCACAGAAGATGAAAGATAGGGCAAAGCAGAAGAAGCAGGATATTGAGTCCGTTAAAAAGTGGAGGAAGCAAAGGCAGCAGAGCGGGTTTGATAAGGATGGTGCTGCCGGCCTAGATTTGCCTTTTGATGAAGATGGGACTAAACCGTTTCAGAGATCAAATAAGAAGAGACCTGGTGTATCTCCTGGAGATCGTTCAGGGGGAAGGGCGACATTTGGTGGGAAAAAGTTTGGTGGAAAAGGGAAGGGTCCAGACAAGAAGAGGAAAACCAGGGAATTCAGGGACTCCAAGTTTGGATTTGGTGGGAGAAAAGGTTTAAAGAAGCAGAACACTGCTGAGACTACTAATGATTTCAAAGGATTCCAAAAGGGTGAAGTTTCTGGAAAAAACAAACGCGCAAAGAGATGA
- the LOC107773377 gene encoding uncharacterized protein LOC107773377, whose translation MCGHTRKDMMKNEVIWDKIGVTSVKDKLRESRLRWFGHVKRRDIDASVWRCEGFSMNYMNDPIAKEKSEYFTLGDLWDCYEEWSSYGVGASIALKNNENVVQYYAPCLSAIQIYTIKSPTILRNLSENHAIDGLDLELESVSEVSGSEKLSRTSSNNSTDSTFEPAEGSRDPLSGSVSSRDVVVNQQNVQRSYASSMNVNENRLGYMYFQHSEIASPCWRIPLVEKIYEFSEKHPGLQTLKSVDLSPASWMAVAWYPIYHVPMKGITKNISTYFLTYHTLSASFQDDFDDDICKDLPIEKKEKGGIPLPPFGLVPYKMQDDIWLNKTQAYEKFNDLYSAADSWLKQLNFNHQDFKFFTSNSYNMDHVFLY comes from the exons atgtgtGGACATACCAGGAAGGACATGATGAAGAATGAAGTTATTTGGGACAAGATAGGAGTGACATCTGTGAAGGACAAGTTGCGGgaatcgaggctgagatggttcgggcatgtgaagaggagagacatAGATGCTTCGGTCTGGAGGTGTGAGGGGTTCTCCATG AATTACATGAATGATCCAATTGCCAAGGAAAAATCTGAATATTTCACACTTGGAgacttgtgggattgttatgaAGAATGGAGTTCATATGGTGTTGGTGCTTCTATTGCTCTAAAAAATAATGAGAATGTTGTGCAATACTATGCTCCTTGCTTATCAGCCATCCAAATCTATACCATCAAATCTCCAACCATACTTAG AAACTTATCAGAAAACCATGCTATTGATGGACTTGATCTTGAGCTGGAGTCAGTGAGTGAAGTAAGTGGTAGTGAAAAACTCTCAAGGACTTCCAGCAATAACTCAACAGACTCCACTTTTGAGCCTGCGGAGGGTTCAAGAGATCCTCTTTCGGGATCAGTCTCATCCCGAGATGTAGTAGTTAATCAACAAAACGTTCAAAGAAGCTATGCATCTTCAATGAATGTTAACGAAAATCGCCTTGGCTATATGTATTTTCAACATTCTGAAATTGCCTCTCCGTGTTGGAGAATTCCCTTGGTCGAGAAG ATATATGAATTTAGTGAGAAGCATCCAGGACTTCAGACACTGAAGAGCGTTGACTTGTCTCCTGCAAGTTGGATGGCTGTTGCTtg GTACCCAATCTACCATGTACCAATGAAGGGAATTACCAAAAATATATCGACATACTTCCTTACTTATCATACATTATCAGCATCATTTCAAG ATGACTTTGATGATGACATATGTAAAGATCTTCctattgaaaagaaagaaaaaggtggAATTCCTCTTCCACCTTTTGGGCTTGTACCATACAAGATGCAAGATGACATTTGGTTAAATAAAACACAAGCCTATGAAAAATTCAATGATCTTTATAGTGCTGCTGATTCTTGGCTAAAGCAGCTTAACTTTAACCACCAAGATTTCAAATTCTTCACCTCAAATTCCTATAATATGGACCATGTCTTTTTATATTGA